The DNA segment CTTTTCATTGAGTCTTATGATCAAGCTTTCCACCCGTTTGGAATATGTAACTTACTCAGTATAGGAAATATTTTGCTACGGATGTTACAAAGTTTAAAAAGTTTTTCTGATAGTAAACTAAAAGAAAAACAGTGAAGAAATTACTCCGTTATACCCTGATTACATCATTATTTATTGGTCTTTAAATTGGCACACCAATTCGCGTAAGAATCTTTTGAAGTTTTATGAAAAAAAGAGGTAAGTATTTGATTTTGCTGGTGCGCCCGGAGGGACTCGAACCCCCGACACCCAGGTTCGAAGCCTGGTACTCTATCCAGCTGAGCTACGGGCGCATGATCCCAAAGAGCCCGGCATTCTAACAGTTTATCCTTCATCCAGCTAGCCTCCTTTTGCTGCCGTTTGGACCGAATGTACCAATTTTGTACCAGACACACGCTCGGCAGCCTTCATAAGCTGATCACTATTTAAATGCGCATAGCGTAATACAATGTCAAAAGATGACCACCCACTTAATATTTGCAATTCTTGTAAGGATGTTCCATTTTGAACATGCCAAGATGCCCATGTATGACGTAAGTCATGCCAGTGGAAATCTTCTATCCCTGCTCGCTTTAACACTTTACGCCATGCAGCTGTATTGCATTGCTTTACAGGTTTTCCTTCATAGGTAAAAACAAATTCAATATGTTTGCCTATTTGCCTAGCAATAATTGCCGCAGCTTCTGCATTAAGAGGTACTGGAATTGCTGTTCTAGTTTTTGACTGTGATGCACTCACAAAGGCATGTCGCCTAACTAAATCAACATTTTTCCATCTTAATCCTATGACGTTGGCTTTGCGCAAACCGGTAGCTAAAGAAAAAGCTGCCATATCGGATAAATGTGAGGGTAACTCTTTAAGTAACCGTTCTGCTTCATCTTTGGTTAACCAACGTTCTCGTTCAAGTCCTTCGTTAAGTAGTGATATGGAAGGAGATTTGTCAATCCAACCCCACTTAATGGAAGCTTTAAGGATAGCTCTTAATACTTCTAACATCCTATTCACAGTTGCTGCTGTTACACCTTTTTCTTTTTTGGCTTTAATAACTTCATCAACCGTAATGTCATTAATTTCATTCAATTTTTTATTCTTTAAATAAAAATCAAGCCATTTAAGATGAAATTTAGCTTCGTCTAAACTACGCATACTTCTACGATTACAAACGCCTAACCATTTAACTACGGCTTCTTGCCATAATGGTTCAGGTTTCTCATTTAGCTTGCTTTGTCGCCACAAGTCAGCTTTTAACTGATCATGTAACTTTTGTGCTGCTAATTTGTTTGAAGTCCCAGTAGATCGTTGTATTCTTTTTCCACTATGAGAAAGTCTGATCCACCAGATATCGTTTCTTTTACAGAGTGCCATATCTTTTCTCTCCTATTATTAGAGACACCCTGCGATACTTTGCAAGGATTATCGTAAAGCGAACGAAGATAATTAACAAGGTCTTCTTCCAAAAAACACCAACACTTTCCTGGTTTACCAGCAGGTATTTTTTTAGTGGCTGCTAATCTTCTAAGTCCTTCAGGATTCATCTTCAGAAACTCCGCAGCTTCTTCAAGATTAAAAGTTTTCATTTAAGAACCCCTTTTTTATTTTTTTAATAATCAAATTAATAACGTTATTTTATTTCAAAAAAACGTCCACATGCGGACGTTTTTTCTATTTAAAATAAAGACCTAATAAAAAATAAAAACAAGGAGCAATTAAAAACTCTAGCAGCTGATGATTGGGATGAAGTGAAAGATAATCCAAGCATGTTAAAAGCCATGGTAGAAACCTATCTCATGCTAAAAGGATTAGATCCCATAATACCTTCACCTATTTACACTAAAACAGTTAATTGTCGTCAGTGCGGCGAAATACAAACTTGGCCAAGTTGTCCTGATAACACCTTTTGCTGCCAATGGTGCTTAGTAAATAATAATTTGGTCTGGAATTAATAAAAAAGGAGATAAAGAGTATGTTCATAAAAAAATTACTACAACGAGTCATAGGCTCCCGAATGAGATTACGAAGAAAGGAACAAGAAAAGCAATTAATAAAAAATAAAAATAGCAGGCTGGCCAAACTGCTGAATGTAACGAGGAATATTAAATGAAATGCCTTAATTTAAAATGTAATTATTGCAAAACCAAAGTATGTGCCTCACTTGATATAGAAGATGGAAATTTCGCTAAAAGAAGACGTCACTGCCATAAATGTCGAACTCGATACACTACACTTGAAATCCCAATATACATAGGGAAGGTCAATATGGGTGCACGTAATACAATAAAACAAGTTACCAATTACTTTGCAGGGACAGATCCTTATTCTCAATGGCAACAATTCTTCGAATCAACCCATAATGATCTATTGCAATAACATAGCAGTATCAGGCACCAAGAAGGTTTGCCATGACCCGTCAAGTAGTATTTATAATAGCCCAAGAATAAGATATCCTGATTACAGTAAGTTTGGGCAATATTATAATAATCACAAGACATAGAGGCCAATAAAAAATGCTATTGAATAAATTGACTCGATTGGTTTTATGTAGCTTTTTCCTTATACCTGCAGTTACTTACGCTAGTGTGACTGTAAAAATAGAACCTAAAGTGGTCGATCCAAGTGATTCTTCTGCATATATCCAATTTTCCGGCCAAGAAGCAAAGAACCTTTGGGAATATTTAGAGAAAATACAAAAAAGCGGAAATGGGTTCGTATTAGGGGAGGCAAAAATGGGGGTATCGTCCCTTACCTCGCCTGTTATGACTTGCAGCAAGTTCAAACATAATCCTTATGGTAACAACATATCCGATAAAGATTCTCATATGTATGATTGTTTTATTGACTTAAATAGCAGAGGTTTACCCACCGTAACAAGGATCTTGACTGGGGTGGTGATGATAAAAACTCCGCATTCTCGTCAAATAACCGACGGCATTAGTTACCATGCTGGCCGCTAGGTACTTGGCGCACCTGCCGAAGATGCATTTATTGACACCACTATATAAGCCATTTGTCAGCTAAAAAAAATGGCAGGATAATTAAAAACTTAAAAGACGGAAAAGGATAATTTTAAGATGAGCAAATTACCTAATGGTTTAACAATTAAGCAAACTAAGTTTTGTCAAAATTTTATCATTCCTCCGCATAATGCGACTCAAGCGGCTATTTCAGCAGGTTATTCACCCCATATTGCTAAAACGATAGGACACCGATTAAAAGCAAACCCTAAAATCCAAATCTATTTAAAATCCTTACAGTCTGATTTAGAAAGTCAAATGACTGTTAGTTATGAATGGAAACTGGATAAGTTAAAGAAGATTGTTGAAGCGTTTATAGAAAATAAAGAAAACTTAATTTCAAGTAAGGTAAATAGTGCTATTCAAGCCATTGCTGAAATGAATAAAATGCAAGGTCACTATTCCCCCGAAAAGCATGTCAATGTCAATATAAAAACAGATCCTGATCTCCAACAATTAGAAGATCTCATAAAACAACATGGTAAAGAATATTGAGATTCCTCATAAAGAAACCTTAATAACAAAAGCTAAGCTTTGGGGATCCTTGTTATTATTTACTCAAGTGTTTTACTCATTACGCACAGGGCGTAAATTTAGCGTTTCTCAGCCTACTTGCCGCGAACCCCATGTGATGACTCTATGTCGAGCATTAACGCAGACCTTACGCGGTGAAGTACCCCTTCTGTTAATTAATATTCCCCCACATTATGGTAAGACGGAATTACTCATTCATTTTGTGGCATGGAGCCTATCACGTTATCCCGATTCACAATTTCTTTATGTTTCCTATTCACATTCTTTAGCAAAAAAACAAACACAGACCATTCGTCAGATTATGGCATTGCCGCAGTACAAAAAACTATTTAATGTTAATTTATCCGAAACCTCTAGCGCTAAAGACAATTTTGAAACAACACAAGGTGGCTGCGTGTTTGCAGCGGGTAGTGGCGGGACAATTACAGGACGTGGTGCAGGGTTACAGAATGTCGATCGTTTCTCAGGTGCGATTATTATTGATGATATTCATAAGCCGGATGAAGTGACCAGTGATGTGATGCGTGAAGGTGTCATTGATTGGTATTACAATACTCTACAAAGCCGTGTGAATTCGCCTGGTAAGACACCGATTATTTTTATTGGTCAGCGATTACATGAAGCTGATTTACCGAGTCATCTGATTAAAACACAATCCTGGGAAACGTTTATATTACCGGCTTTAGATTCTGCCGGTAATGCTTTAAATCCCTTGATGCACAATGAAAAGCAATTGTTTAAGCTTCAAATTGAGAGACCTTATGAATTTGCTGCACAATATCAACAAGATCCACAACCCGCTGGCGGTGGAATATTTAAGCCCGAATGGTTTTATTTATTAGATGAAAAACCTGAGTTTTTAGCAACCTTTATAACGATTGATACCGCAGAGACTGATAAAACTTATAATGATGCAACTGTATTTAGTTTTTGGGGCTTATATCACATTAAAAATGAATCAGCGGAAACGGAGGTATTAGGACTGCATTGGATCGATTGCGTTGAGTTGCATATTGAACCTAAAGATCTCGAAAATGAATTACGACATTTCTATCTACAAGCGAGCCGTCATAAAGTAAAACCTAGCTGTATTGCGATTGAGAAGAAATCCACCGGCGTCACGTTGCTTTCACTTTTAAAAAGTTGGCGAGGCGTTGAGATAAGAGAAATACAACGCTCCGCTCAATCGGGTAGTAAAATCACTCGCTTTCTTGAGATACAGCAAATTATTGCGAGCCATAGAATCTCCTTACCTCGTCATGGTAAGCATACTGAAGCTTGTATTGCTCACTGTAAAAAAATTACGGCTAATAATACACATCGGTTTGATGATATTGCTGACACTTTATACGATGGCATTAAGCTTGGATTAATCGAGCAATCTATTCTTTTTCAAAACCAGCAACGTCATGATGTTAATCGCGTTATCTCAAAATTAGCAGGACATTTTCAGCAAGTTAATCGACTAAAAGAAGAACGTCTATGGTAGCTCAAGCACATCAGGATCAATTATCTGCTATCAAAAAAAATATTGAAAAGAGTCATGAATACTTTCAAGAGAATGTAAAACGATTTAATTATTTTCGCCAATTTGTTTTTCAATCGTCCCTTTCAGAAGCTGATCGAGCTGCTTTACGCGAAACCAACAAACCTATTCTTGAATTTAATAGTCTAGAAGCGTTTATTTCTCGACTAAGAGGTGAGTTTTCTAAGCAAGAACCTTCTATTACCGTGCGTTTATTAGATCAGAGTGGATTAGATCCCAACTTACCTTTAATTTTAGAAGGTCATTTGCGATCGATCTTTGATGAAGCTAATCATAATGGCTGCTCCTATGAAGTTTATACCGATATCTTAAGTGGCGGCTTTAGTGCCATGAAAGTATGGACTGAATATCAACATGAAAAAAGTTTTGATCAAGTAATTAAAATAGGCAGGGTCTATGATCCGACCTTAGTTGGGTTTGATCCTTTAGCTATTTTGCCGCACAAAGGTGATGGTCGTTATTGTTTTGAGTTGATTCCCAAAACAAAAGAAGAATTTCGAGCAGAATATCCTGATATTGATTTATCCACGATTAAATTTTCTAAAAATCTACAAGGATTTAGTTGGTCTTATCAAAACCAACAGGAAGAGGTTTTATTGTTATGTGATTATTATGTAAAAAAGAAAAAATCTAAAAAATTGGTTCGTTTAAGTAATGGTCATACTTTGCTATCAGAAGAATACCAAAAACTTGTTCAACACTGGCAGGAAACAGGCAGATTGGATCAGATCCCTCATATCCTAGAGGAACGAACCACTGCTCTAGAAACAATCCATCGATATCGCTTGATCGAATCCACTGTATTAAGCCATGAAGAAACAAGTTATCAATTTTTACCGATCGTTTACGTCGATGGAAACTCGATACGTTTAAGTAACAATGGTCAAACTAAGCAAGTAACACGCCCATATGTCTATCATGCAATCGGTAATCAAAAATTAAAAAACTTTGCGGGTCAGTGCTTAGCGAATGAGCTTGAAAACATGGTCATGCATAAATGGAAAGTTGCTGCTGAAGCGATACCTGAAAAATATTTAGAAGCCTATACCAATCCTCAAAAAGCCAGCGTCTTAGTGTATAACGCCTTTCAAGAAGGCAGCCAAGGAACGATTCCGTTACCGCCACCACAAGAAGTTGGGCGTGTCAGTGCGCCGCCTGAAATCATTCAAACCTTTACCAGCACAGATGCAACCATGCAATCCATTTTAGGATCCTATGATGCATCACTTGGTATTAACAACAATCAACTCAGTGGAATCGCGATTGTAGAAGGTGCTACGCAATCCAATGCGGCCGCTATGCCGTATGTGGTGAGTTTCTTGCAATCCTTAAATCAAATAGCACAGATTATTGTCGATCTTATTCCTAAGTATTATGTAACACCTAGAACCTTACCCATTACTTTAGCGAATGGTAAACGTAATTATGCACTCATCAATCAACAAGGAGGCATTGATCTCAAATATCGCAGTGAACAGTTAGAAGTATCTATTAGTGCGGGTGTTAATTTTGCGATACAAAAATCTAGAGCTTTACAGAAAATCATTGCCTTGATGCAAGCCTCTCCCTTGTTTGCTCAGTTTATCAATACGGAAGGATTACCCATCTTATTGGACAACTTAGAAATACGTGGCATTGATCAATTGAAAGCACAAGCCGAAACCTTCGTTCAGCAATTAAAATTCCAGCAACAGCAGCAAATGAATCAACCAAATCCTCTTCAAGAAAAAATCAATTTAGAAAAAACCAAACTTGCAGCGGAATTACAACAGAATCAATTACAGCATGCACATAAAACGATGGAATTAGGCTTAACCAAAAACTCCATCGACACCGATCGAATGAAACTTATGGCAGATGTACAAATAGCTCACAACCAAAATCTTGTACAGCTGCAAAAAGCTCAAACTGAGCGTTTGGCAAAGGAAATTGAGTGGGCGATGAAAAATCGATAGTCAAGGTAAACTTTTTTTCTCATTCTTGAAGGCATCAAATTAAGATTTTTGTATATAAAAAATTATATTATCTTATATTTCGAAATAATATTGTATAATAGGTTTAATCAGTGAGAATGGAAATTTCAAATGAAAGAAAAGGATGTATTCGCTCCTCCAATTATATATAAAAATAATTTTTATACTTTAGAGCATACTACTTCTTTCAATATTCCTGGGTATCTCATTCTCTTTTTTAATAAAAATAAACCTTTTCACGAACAATCTCCAGAAATATTGAGCTCATTAGGCCATATTTTAGCCTTAGCAATTTTTTGCATTAAAGAAGTCATACAAACAAATTATGTATACTGTCTTTCTTTTGGTGAGGGATTAAAGATACCTCATTTTCATTTATTTCCAAGAACCGATCAAATAAAGGCTGAATATCAATTAATTAATCCGTCATCTATTCAGGGAAATATTTCTGGTCCAGATTTATTTGCATGGATAATGAAAAGCAAAAATGGCAAATATTCCAATGTAGAATTAATTTCCAATAGAATTACTGATAAATTTTTAGAACAAAAAAATAATTATTTAAAGGAATAAATTAATGTATAAATTAAACACAGAAAAATATTTAAATGATTCCTTTGATAAGGAACAAAGTATTGAAAAAAGAAAAAAAATATCCATAGCTGTCCTAGACTATTATTCAAAAATACCAAATATCTTCGGGATTATGTTAGTTGGATCATTGCAAGGATTACCCAGAGATAAATTTTCAGATTTTGATTTTTTTTTAATTTATCATAAAACTCCACCTGCATTGGAAAGTAGAACTCAATTTATACAAGATCATGTCAGATCAAATTTTATTTATGCATTAAATTATGTTTCCAATGAGTATGGTGTGTCTGATGATTTTGATTGGGACGGCATAGAGGTTTGTACTTCATTTTATTCATTAGATGAAATGAAACAAAATATACAAGATGTTCTTATTAAAATGGATTATAAAAGAAAAGGATTCTATTATCCCATGGCTTTTGTTGCCGCTGTTGCAGACGGCTCAATTTTATTTGAAAGGAAAAATAAATTAAGTGAGATTAAACAGCTATGTAAAATATATCCAGAAAATTTGAGACATAAAGTTTTATTCGAAGAAAAGGGATTTTTATCTTATTATCAAGATAGAATGAATTTAGCCGCATATCGTAATGATTATATATATTTCAATGATCTAGTTCAGCTTTTTATTGATAGTTCTCTACAAACTATTTTTTCTTATAATAAAATTTACTTTTACTCTAAAAAAGAAATCAATAAGAAAATTTACAAATTAATAGATAAACCTGATGATTTAGCGAATAATATACAAGAACTAATAAACATTGAAAATGATAAAGATATATATACAAAGAAAAAAGAAATAGTTGATTCGATTGCAACTAGTTTAAGAAAGTACAATTCTGACTTTCCTGTTTTAGATAAAACTCCTGCAAATGACTCACAGTTTATTTTAAATAAACACAATTGGTTACTACCAGTGGGTATAGTTACAGCGGCTGCGGGAGTAGCTTTTTTTAAACTGGGTTCGAAGAATGTAATAAATACTATTAGTGAAAATTTGTCGCTCTCTAAATAAATAATTTTAAAAAAATAAAATAAGTAAAATAAATCATGTTGACAGATAAATTTATTAATGAAAACTTTCTAGATCCAAAAGAAAAAAATTATAATATTTTATTAAAAAATATAGAATCAATATTGAAAATTAGTTCGGAAAATATATCTACAGAGTCGCCAATTAAGCACAAAAAAATAAAATTAATTGATAAGTCTATATCAAATGAAATTAATGAAATACCACTATTATTGAGTTCAACTGAAAAAATTATTGAAAAAATAGCGGAAATATTTGAAGGAAGAGTGCGTTGGAATAGCCCTTATGCTTTACTTAATATTGCGCCCGCGCCTCTTTTAGTTACAGTAGCCGCCACTACAGTTGCTTCTCTTTATAACCAAAATGCTTTATGGGATTTTACATCTGGTGATATCATATTTTTTGAAAAAAAAGTTATAAAAGCATTAACCGAACTAATTGGATGGGACTTTAAACTTTCAGAAGGACTATCAACCTATGGGGGGAAAGCCACTCTATTGTATGCTATTAAAATAGGCTTACATAAATTTAATATTGATATTATTA comes from the Rickettsiella endosymbiont of Rhagonycha lignosa genome and includes:
- a CDS encoding tyrosine-type recombinase/integrase; the protein is MALCKRNDIWWIRLSHSGKRIQRSTGTSNKLAAQKLHDQLKADLWRQSKLNEKPEPLWQEAVVKWLGVCNRRSMRSLDEAKFHLKWLDFYLKNKKLNEINDITVDEVIKAKKEKGVTAATVNRMLEVLRAILKASIKWGWIDKSPSISLLNEGLERERWLTKDEAERLLKELPSHLSDMAAFSLATGLRKANVIGLRWKNVDLVRRHAFVSASQSKTRTAIPVPLNAEAAAIIARQIGKHIEFVFTYEGKPVKQCNTAAWRKVLKRAGIEDFHWHDLRHTWASWHVQNGTSLQELQILSGWSSFDIVLRYAHLNSDQLMKAAERVSGTKLVHSVQTAAKGG
- a CDS encoding helix-turn-helix domain-containing protein, with amino-acid sequence MKTFNLEEAAEFLKMNPEGLRRLAATKKIPAGKPGKCWCFLEEDLVNYLRSLYDNPCKVSQGVSNNRREKIWHSVKETISGGSDFLIVEKEYNDLLGLQTN
- a CDS encoding terminase small subunit yields the protein MSKLPNGLTIKQTKFCQNFIIPPHNATQAAISAGYSPHIAKTIGHRLKANPKIQIYLKSLQSDLESQMTVSYEWKLDKLKKIVEAFIENKENLISSKVNSAIQAIAEMNKMQGHYSPEKHVNVNIKTDPDLQQLEDLIKQHGKEY
- a CDS encoding DUF4037 domain-containing protein; its protein translation is MYKLNTEKYLNDSFDKEQSIEKRKKISIAVLDYYSKIPNIFGIMLVGSLQGLPRDKFSDFDFFLIYHKTPPALESRTQFIQDHVRSNFIYALNYVSNEYGVSDDFDWDGIEVCTSFYSLDEMKQNIQDVLIKMDYKRKGFYYPMAFVAAVADGSILFERKNKLSEIKQLCKIYPENLRHKVLFEEKGFLSYYQDRMNLAAYRNDYIYFNDLVQLFIDSSLQTIFSYNKIYFYSKKEINKKIYKLIDKPDDLANNIQELINIENDKDIYTKKKEIVDSIATSLRKYNSDFPVLDKTPANDSQFILNKHNWLLPVGIVTAAAGVAFFKLGSKNVINTISENLSLSK